In the genome of Pontibacter actiniarum, the window CGGCTGCTTTCACGTTGCGCAGGTTGTCATCAATAAAAATGGCCTCAGACGGATGCACATCGTAGCGCTTTAGCAGCGTGTGGTAAAAAGAGTCGAATGGCTTGCGGTCTTTCTCGGTACCGGAAACCACCACGCCGTCAAACCAGTTCAGGAAGTCAAAGCGCTCCACAGCAATCGGCCAGGTCTCTGCCGACCAGTTGGTAAGGGCATAAATATTATACTTGCCGCTTTCCTTCAGCTCTTTAAAAATCTCAACAGTACCCTCAACGGCACCTCCCAGCATTTCTTCCCAGCGGCCATAAAACGCCTTAATGTTCTCTTCCTGCTCCGGGTACTGCGCCACAAGTATGTCTGTCGCCTCCTGTAAAGAGCGTCCGCCGTCCTGCTCCTCGTTCCATTCAGGCGTGCAGATGTTCTCCAGGAAGTATAGCATCTCAGCCTCTTCCTTGAAAATTTTACGATACAGGTAGTGCGGGTTCCAGTCGATCAGGACGGCGCCAAGATCGAAAATGATAGTTTTAGTCATGTGTGTGATGTTTACGCTACTTTGAATGCTGAATAATTAACTAACTGTTGCGACATCAAAAGGTTAGTTCCAGACCTTAAGCGTGAAGCATGGGAGTGCATGGTTAGTTTAAATGGCAAAGCTATACAGCGAGCTGTTACAAGCATAGGTTCTTATAAAACTAAGTGCCTGTAATTAGCAGGTATACACGTTTATTTAGATATATTTAATGCTTTTTTGCTGTAAAAACTTTCAACTTGTCTGATAATGAAATTAACCAAACTGATAGCCGTCGCCATGTCTGTGAGCCTCTACTCGTGCAGCTGCGATGATGTGGACCTGGGTAAGCTGGAGTTTACCAACGAGCTGACCTCTTTTTTGCCTGCTCCACCAGTGCAAGGTAAAAGCTACTACATAGCAATGGATACTATTCATCAGAAGATGAGCTATGTAAACCCCGAAGGTAGTACAACAGTGGTAATCCCTGTAAAGAAGATAAACTACAGCGGCAAGTTTGACCTTAACTCCTGCAAAGAGTACTATACAGCTGAGCAGAAAGTGTTCTTAAGCCAGGTAAACGGGCAAAACCCGGTAAGGCTTACGCTAACGTACAGGAAAGACGCGAGCACAGACCGCTTCAATAACACAATCAGCAAAGGCAGTGTGGGGGATGTGTTAGAGTTTACCGTTGGCTACACCAACACGTTTCCTGAGCCAGTAGCAAACGGTACGTCCAGCATCAGCAGCTATGAAACAGTTCGCACGTTTCTGTTCAGTAGTGCAACAACCGCTACCTTAGACCATTATACTTACAAGCAGGAGTTTTTGCCGGCCGTGGCCCTGAACAGCGTACAGCATGAAAACGTGTATCACCTATACCTTAGCTCCCCCAGCCAATACAGGCCTGAGGACCAGTTCTTCCGCGACCATTACCCGGCGCTAGACTACATAGAAGGCATTTATGTAAAAGAAGGAGCCGGAATTGTATATGCTTACAGCTTTAAAGGCAAACAGATCTCTGTTGCTGTTGAGTAGCTGCATACAAAAAGCTATTTTTACCTAAAGCCCATTTGCACTTCCTTTGAAAACCACGCCCATACTTCATGTCTCCGATTTAAGAACCGCCTTCTCCACGGACCATGGCAAGATTACAGCCGTAGATGGCATCGCCTTTGAAATATACCCGGGCGAAACAGTGGCTATAGTCGGGGAGTCCGGTTCGGGTAAGTCTGTTACGGCCCTCTCTATGCTGCGGCTGCTTGAAGCGGCAGGAAGCATAACCGGCGGGCAAGTCGTTTTCCAGTCGGAGGAGTTGGGGCAGGTAGACCTGTTGCAGCTACCCGAGAAGCAGCTGCTGCAGCTGCGCGGCAACGAGATCAGCATGGTTTTTCAGGAGCCGATGTCATCGCTGAACCCGGTTTACACCTGTGGACAACAGGTGACGGAAGTGTTGCTGCTGCATACAAGTTTATCTAAAAAACAGGCCAAGGAACACACAATAGCGCTTTTTGAGCAGGCAAAGCTGCCACGGCCGGACAAGATTTATGAGGCTTATCCACATGAGATTTCGGGCGGGCAGGTGCAGCGCGTGATGATTGCCATGGCCATGGCCTGTGAACCAAGCCTTCTGATTGCCGATGAGCCCACCACTGCCCTGGATGTGACGGTGCAGGCGCGCATGCTGCAGCTGATCGACGAGCTAAGGGTGAAGGATAATACCGCCGTGCTCTTCATCACGCATGACCTGGGTGTGGTGGCCGAGATCGCAGACCGGATTCTGGTGATGTACAAGGGCAAGATCGTGGAGCAGGGCAGCGTGCTGGAGGTCTTTAGCCAACCGCAGCACCCGTACACAAAAGGCCTGTTGGCCTGCCGGCCCACGCTTTCCGCTACACCGCAGTCCGTCCTTCCAACCGTGTCGGACTTTATGGAAGAGGATGCACAGGGCTGCGTTCTTGAAAAGCCGCTAACCATGCCGAAGGACTCGCTGCCAGGCACCGTGACCGGCAACTCTGCCACTGTTGCCGGTAAAAGCCCGAATAAGGCAGACAGGCCTTTGCTGCAGGTGGAGGATCTGAAAGTGTACTTCCCGGTTAAGAAAAGCTTTTTTGGGCGCTCCACCGCCTATGTGAAGGCGGTGGATGGCGTCAGCTTTAGCGTATGGCCCGGTGAAACCATTGGCCTGGTAGGGGAGTCGGGCTGTGGTAAAACCACGTTGGGCCGCAGCTTGCTGCACTTGATAAAGCCATCGGCGGGCAAAGTTATCTTTGGCGGGAACGACGTGGCCCTGCTAAGCCCCGCAGAGCTGCGCCAGAGCCGCCGTAACCTGCAGATGATCTTCCAGGACCCCCAGGCCTCGCTCAACCCGATGCACACGGTTGGCGAAGCTGTTATGGAGCCTATGCGTGTGCATAAACGCTACGCCAGCGATAAAGAACGGCGGGTAAAGGCAACGGAACTACTTGAAAAGGTGGGGATTACGCCGGGGCAGTTCCACTGTTATCCACATGTGCTTTCGGGGGGGCAGCAGCAGCGTGTTTGCATTGCCCGGGCACTGGCACTGCAGCCAAAGTGCCTCATCTGCGACGAGGCCGTGTCAGCATTAGACGTGTCGGTGCAGGCGCAGGTGCTCAACCTGCTCAACCAGCTCAAGCAGGAGTTTCAAATCACCTGCATCTTCATCACCCACGATCTTTCGGTGGCCCGGCACATGTCGGACCGTATCCTGGTCATGCACCAGGGGCGAATCGTAGAGCAGGGCACGCCGGAGCAACTGTTCTTTAACCCACAACAGGAGTATACTCGTACCCTTATAAATGCCATTCCCAAGGGAGAGCTGGAGGATATAGCGGCAGCACAGAAGAAGCGGGAGCAGATGAAGGCGGGGCCAGCGTAAAACCTGCCCCTTTACATAAGGTCCTGTTATTCAGTTTTAAAAGGTGCGATTAAAAACTTTATCAACTATGGATCAAACAAATTATGTATCGGATTGGGAGTTTTATTTCGGCAACGTAGATAACATGCTTGGCTCTATAGCGGTAGACCTGGGGCTAGCGAAAGTAGCTCCACTTGCTGACCAGCCGCATGTGGTGTGGGTGTCCATCAAGATAATTGATCCGCGTCCTGATGGCCTTTCTTCTATGCAGGAAACGATTGTGTTGCAACAGATAGAAGACGACCTGGAGGGGGAGCTGCATGCCAACCACAACGCCACCTATGTGGGCCGCTCCACCTCCAACGGGCACCGGAAGGTGTACTTCTACCTCGGCGACATCACCGACTATGATAAAACGATTTCGACGGTCATGCGCGGCCACTCCGGCTATACCTACAGCTTCGGGACCAAAGAGGACAAGGGCTGGAACGGGTACTTTAAAATGCTGTTTCCGGAGCCGGAGCAGTACCAGAGCATCCGGAACAGGAAAGTGATCGACAGCCTGGAGGAGCACGGCGACAACCTGAGCAGGGAAAGGGCGATCCACCACTGGATTTTCTTTAAAACGGAGGCAGACAGGCAAGCCTACGTTACCGGTGTTGAGCAGGAGGGTTTTTCGGTGGTTGCCAGCGACTACGACGAAGAGCTGGAGGCGTACCCTTTCCGCCTGCACATAAAGCACACCGACAAGGTAGACTGGACAAGTATAGACAAAACGGTGCTTCACCTCTGGCGGCTGGCCAAGCAGCACAACGGCGACTACGACGGCTGGGAAACCTCTGCCGAGACAGCGTAAAACCGCGCAGCAGGTTCATCCGAAGCAAAACACACCGCAGAGCAGAAGCCCTTGGCCCGCCCCGTGGCCGGAGATTAAAAACACTGGCGCAGCAAACGCGGGTAAGCGGAAGCAGCCGTGTAGGGCCGCAAATCAGAAGGAGTACGCACACGTGCGAAAGACACCCTCGCTCCAAATCCTGCTATAAAACCTCTTATATAGAAAATTCTCTATAAATTGAACACGAATTACACCGCACTTTAGCCAAAGAGCCCTCAGCGGCGTATAGTATCTAAACTATTAAAGCTAAAGTTTGTACATGGGTAAAGCGCCGATCGTGCAGCAGCCCCATTGACACCAAATTTTATACATGAGAAGTAAGAAAGACAAAAAAGGCGGCAGAGAGAACGAGAGCCGCAGCGAAAAAAGCCACAGCGACAGAGGTCGCTCCCGCAGAAGAGGAGGCGAATCATCCTCCAATCGCAAAGAATCGGCCAGAGAAGCCTCAGCCAGAAAAGAGCCTTCTAACCGCAAGGGCGCTCCGAAATCTGCCAAAGCCGTTGTTCTGGAAGTATTTTCAAACAGCCCTGACGCCGTGTTCACGATGCGCCAGGTTACCCGCCGCCTGGGCGTAACAGATAAAGCCGGAAGAGAGCAGGTGCAGAACCTGGTAAAAGCGCTGGTGCGCGAGAACAAACTGCTGCCTGTAGATGATGACAAGTACATGATGAACCTGAAGGTGGACATCATCACGGGCCGCGTGGACTTGGCTAACAGCAAATACGCCTATATTGTATCTGAGGAGCGCGAGGAAGACGTGCGCGTGCACACCGAGCACCTGCAGTACGCCATGGACGGCGACCTGGTGAAGGTGGAAGTGCTGCCCTCCGTGAGAGGCGGCCGCCAGGAAGGGGTAGTGGTAGAAGTGCTGCAGCGGTCTCGCTCAGAAATGGTAGGCCTGATGGAGCTGTCGAAGAACTTCGGCTTTGTTGTGCCTGACTTTAAGCGCACCTACTTTGATGTTTTCGTTGGGGAGCGCCACTTAAACGATGCCCAATCCGGCGATAAGGTGCTGGTGCGCATCATTGAGTGGCCGGATAAGCCGGGCAAGAACCCGACCGGCGAGGTAATCCGGGTGTTTGGCCCTGCCGGAGAGCATGAAGCCGAGATCCATTCCATTATGGCGGAGTTCGGCTTGCCGTTCGAGTTCCCTGAAAGCGTAGAAGAAGAGGCGGAGTCCATCTCCGACAAGATACCGGCAGGTGAGATCGCCAAGCGCCGCGACTTCCGCGACGTCACCACTTTCACCATTGACCCGGCCGATGCCAAGGACTTTGACGATGCCCTCTCTATCCAGAAGCTGGAGAACGGCAACTGGGAGATAGGGGTACACATCGCCGATGTAACGCATTATGTAACGCCTAGAAGCATTCTGGAGAAAGAGGCCTTCCACAGGGCCACGTCCGTGTACCTCGTGGACAGAACCATTCCGATGCTGCCGGAGCGCCTTTCGAACGGCCTCTGCTCCCTCAGGCCAAACGAAGAGAAGCTCACCTTCTCCGTGGTGTTTGAGCTGGACGAAAACGGCAAGCTGTACGACACCTGGTACGGCCGCACCATCATTTACTCCGACCGCCGCTTCGCCTACGAGGAGGCGCAGGAGCGCATCGAGACCGGCGAGGGCGACTTTGCCGAGGAAATCAACCTGCTGAACAACATCGCCAAAAAACTGCAGGCCAAGCGCTTTAAGAACGGTGCCATTTCCTTCGAAACAGTGGAGGTTAAGTTTAAGCTGGACGAGAACGGCAAGCCGCTGTCGGTGTATGTGAAAGAGCGCAAAGACGCCCACAAGCTAATTGAGGAGTACATGCTGCTGGCCAACAAAAAGGTAGCAGAGTTTGTGTACAACCTGAGCAAGGGCAAAAAGCGCCCGACCATGGTTTACCGTACCCACGGCAGCCCGGACCCGGACAGGCTGAGCACGTTTGCGCTGTTCGCCCGCAAGTTTGGCTATAAAGTAGATCCCGAGGGGGATATCTCAGAAGAACTGAACCACCTGACCAAGGAGATCGAGGGCAAGCCGGAGCAGAGCGTGCTGCAGAACCTGGCCATCCGCACCATGGCCAAAGCCAAGTACAGCACCGAGCCGGAAGGCCACTTCGGGCTGGCCTTCGCGCACTACTCGCACTTTACCTCGCCAATTCGCCGCTACCCGGATATGATGGCCCACCGCCTCCTGCAGCACTACCTCGACGGCGGCAAGTCTGCCGACCAGGAGGAGTACGAGGAGCGCTGCCGCCACTCCTCTGAGATGGAGAAGCGCGCCGCCGACGCCGAGCGTGCCTCTATCAAGTACAAGCAGGTGGAGTTTATGAAGGATACGATCGGAAATCAGTACAAAGGCATTGTTTCCGGTGTCACAGAATGGGGTATCTTTGTGGAGATCGAAGAGAACAAGTGCGAAGGCATGGTTCGCCTGGCCGACATCAACGACGACTATTACGAGCTGGACGCCGACAACTACCGTATCATCGGCCGCCAGACCAAGCGTATTATCTCGTTTGGCGATGAGGTGCTGGTGGAGGTGAAAAGCGCCAACATGGCCGATCGCACCATTGATCTGGACCTAATCGAGACACTAAAACAACATTAAGTATCCTGTGGATATCAGCACCCTTTCTGAAAAGATAAACCATACGTTGTCCACGCTCCGCTACGGTGAAAACCCGGCGGAGCTTTACGAGCCGATCCGCTACATCATGGCGCTGGGCGGCAAGAGAATCCGCCCGCTGCTGGTGTTGCTGGGCGCAGAAATGTTTGATGAGGATGTGGAGAAGGCCCTGCTGCCCGCTGCGGCGGTAGAGGTTTTCCACAACTTCACGCTCATGCACGACGACATCATGGACAAGGCTCCGCTGCGCCGTGGCCAGCAAACCGTGCACGAGAAATGGAATGCCAACACCGCCATACTGAGCGGCGACGTGATGCTGGTGCGTGCCTATGAGCTGCTGCTGGGCGTAGAGCCGGGTAAGCTGGCACTGGTGCTGCGCCTGTTTAGCCGCACCGCCGCCGAAGTATGCGAAGGCCAGCAGCTGGACATGAACTTTGAGCGCC includes:
- a CDS encoding HAD family hydrolase: MTKTIIFDLGAVLIDWNPHYLYRKIFKEEAEMLYFLENICTPEWNEEQDGGRSLQEATDILVAQYPEQEENIKAFYGRWEEMLGGAVEGTVEIFKELKESGKYNIYALTNWSAETWPIAVERFDFLNWFDGVVVSGTEKDRKPFDSFYHTLLKRYDVHPSEAIFIDDNLRNVKAAEKLGIASVHFTSPEKLRKALEEKSIL
- a CDS encoding ABC transporter ATP-binding protein, producing the protein MKTTPILHVSDLRTAFSTDHGKITAVDGIAFEIYPGETVAIVGESGSGKSVTALSMLRLLEAAGSITGGQVVFQSEELGQVDLLQLPEKQLLQLRGNEISMVFQEPMSSLNPVYTCGQQVTEVLLLHTSLSKKQAKEHTIALFEQAKLPRPDKIYEAYPHEISGGQVQRVMIAMAMACEPSLLIADEPTTALDVTVQARMLQLIDELRVKDNTAVLFITHDLGVVAEIADRILVMYKGKIVEQGSVLEVFSQPQHPYTKGLLACRPTLSATPQSVLPTVSDFMEEDAQGCVLEKPLTMPKDSLPGTVTGNSATVAGKSPNKADRPLLQVEDLKVYFPVKKSFFGRSTAYVKAVDGVSFSVWPGETIGLVGESGCGKTTLGRSLLHLIKPSAGKVIFGGNDVALLSPAELRQSRRNLQMIFQDPQASLNPMHTVGEAVMEPMRVHKRYASDKERRVKATELLEKVGITPGQFHCYPHVLSGGQQQRVCIARALALQPKCLICDEAVSALDVSVQAQVLNLLNQLKQEFQITCIFITHDLSVARHMSDRILVMHQGRIVEQGTPEQLFFNPQQEYTRTLINAIPKGELEDIAAAQKKREQMKAGPA
- a CDS encoding DUF695 domain-containing protein → MDQTNYVSDWEFYFGNVDNMLGSIAVDLGLAKVAPLADQPHVVWVSIKIIDPRPDGLSSMQETIVLQQIEDDLEGELHANHNATYVGRSTSNGHRKVYFYLGDITDYDKTISTVMRGHSGYTYSFGTKEDKGWNGYFKMLFPEPEQYQSIRNRKVIDSLEEHGDNLSRERAIHHWIFFKTEADRQAYVTGVEQEGFSVVASDYDEELEAYPFRLHIKHTDKVDWTSIDKTVLHLWRLAKQHNGDYDGWETSAETA
- the rnr gene encoding ribonuclease R, which codes for MRSKKDKKGGRENESRSEKSHSDRGRSRRRGGESSSNRKESAREASARKEPSNRKGAPKSAKAVVLEVFSNSPDAVFTMRQVTRRLGVTDKAGREQVQNLVKALVRENKLLPVDDDKYMMNLKVDIITGRVDLANSKYAYIVSEEREEDVRVHTEHLQYAMDGDLVKVEVLPSVRGGRQEGVVVEVLQRSRSEMVGLMELSKNFGFVVPDFKRTYFDVFVGERHLNDAQSGDKVLVRIIEWPDKPGKNPTGEVIRVFGPAGEHEAEIHSIMAEFGLPFEFPESVEEEAESISDKIPAGEIAKRRDFRDVTTFTIDPADAKDFDDALSIQKLENGNWEIGVHIADVTHYVTPRSILEKEAFHRATSVYLVDRTIPMLPERLSNGLCSLRPNEEKLTFSVVFELDENGKLYDTWYGRTIIYSDRRFAYEEAQERIETGEGDFAEEINLLNNIAKKLQAKRFKNGAISFETVEVKFKLDENGKPLSVYVKERKDAHKLIEEYMLLANKKVAEFVYNLSKGKKRPTMVYRTHGSPDPDRLSTFALFARKFGYKVDPEGDISEELNHLTKEIEGKPEQSVLQNLAIRTMAKAKYSTEPEGHFGLAFAHYSHFTSPIRRYPDMMAHRLLQHYLDGGKSADQEEYEERCRHSSEMEKRAADAERASIKYKQVEFMKDTIGNQYKGIVSGVTEWGIFVEIEENKCEGMVRLADINDDYYELDADNYRIIGRQTKRIISFGDEVLVEVKSANMADRTIDLDLIETLKQH